Proteins found in one Paenibacillus borealis genomic segment:
- a CDS encoding DHA2 family efflux MFS transporter permease subunit, with the protein MSQDIQLNSIKKGPLLFIMILGAFIAVLNQTIMSVAIPELITDFNIAATTAQWLTTGYMLVNGVFIPVTAYLMQRFTTRELFLSAMAAFLAGSTISGIAPGFEVLLAGRLIQAAGAGIIMPLLMNVVLAVFPEEKRGGAMGLIGVAIIFAPAIGPAYAGYMLDHYEWRSLFYVIIPFAVIVIIMASLYLKNVTERTHPKLDISGIILSTLGFGSLLYGFSRAGAIGWTSREVLLTIITGVISLVLFSISQLSKSSPLLELRTFKYNMFTLTTIINIVVTVVMYADMMLLPIYLQNMRHYSAFDAGILMLPGALIMGLMMPVAGRLFDRYGAKWLSVAGIAITVVTTISFTSLTDTTSYTYLVLMSTGRRFGMALFLMPITTAGLNQLPSALHAHGTAISNTVKQVAGAIGTALLVSVLTHQAQTHAIKLAAAGTISDPAQLLQKASIAGMNDAYFIVIIFGLAGLALSFFIRKTTQADSLQIPSRSNE; encoded by the coding sequence ATGAGTCAAGACATTCAATTGAATAGTATCAAAAAAGGACCTCTTCTCTTCATCATGATTCTAGGCGCATTTATAGCGGTTCTAAATCAAACCATCATGAGTGTGGCGATTCCCGAGCTCATTACGGATTTCAATATTGCAGCGACCACCGCCCAGTGGCTGACAACAGGCTACATGCTGGTTAACGGTGTATTCATACCTGTGACGGCTTATCTCATGCAGCGTTTCACAACCCGCGAGCTTTTTCTTTCGGCGATGGCTGCGTTCCTTGCCGGATCTACTATATCCGGTATCGCTCCAGGTTTCGAAGTGCTATTAGCCGGGCGGCTGATCCAGGCGGCTGGAGCTGGTATTATCATGCCGCTACTCATGAACGTTGTGCTTGCTGTTTTTCCAGAGGAGAAGCGGGGCGGGGCCATGGGATTAATTGGAGTTGCTATTATCTTTGCACCCGCCATCGGCCCAGCCTATGCCGGATATATGCTAGACCATTATGAATGGCGCTCCTTGTTCTATGTAATAATTCCGTTTGCCGTAATCGTAATTATCATGGCCAGCTTATATTTGAAAAATGTAACAGAGCGCACTCATCCAAAACTGGATATATCAGGAATAATCCTGTCAACTCTCGGATTCGGGTCATTATTATACGGATTCAGCAGAGCCGGCGCAATTGGCTGGACTAGCCGCGAGGTGCTGTTAACGATAATCACCGGTGTGATTTCCTTGGTTCTGTTCTCCATCAGCCAGTTGAGTAAAAGCAGCCCTCTGCTGGAGCTAAGAACATTCAAATACAATATGTTCACGCTGACAACAATTATTAATATTGTTGTGACCGTGGTCATGTATGCGGATATGATGCTACTGCCGATCTATTTGCAGAACATGCGGCATTACTCGGCCTTCGATGCGGGTATCCTGATGCTGCCGGGCGCATTAATCATGGGGCTAATGATGCCGGTTGCAGGCAGATTATTCGACCGGTACGGTGCCAAATGGCTGTCAGTCGCCGGTATTGCGATCACAGTCGTGACAACAATCAGCTTCACCTCATTAACAGATACTACAAGCTATACGTATCTTGTGCTAATGTCCACGGGCCGGCGGTTTGGAATGGCTCTGTTCCTCATGCCGATTACAACCGCCGGTCTTAATCAGCTGCCCTCGGCACTGCATGCCCACGGTACCGCTATATCCAATACCGTCAAGCAGGTGGCTGGGGCCATTGGCACCGCGCTGCTAGTTTCGGTCCTTACCCATCAGGCGCAGACTCACGCCATTAAGCTGGCTGCAGCAGGAACAATCAGTGATCCTGCACAATTGCTGCAGAAGGCTTCCATTGCAGGGATGAATGACGCCTATTTCATTGTCATTATATTTGGATTAGCAGGACTGGCGTTATCCTTCTTCATTAGGAAGACGACCCAAGCTGATTCCTTGCAGATTCCCAGCCGTTCCAATGAATAA
- a CDS encoding DUF2264 domain-containing protein, translating into MMTNGKAASEILSSRIADNPLRTREDLVTALEQLTGPLRPLYSKGGARLEIGRSGASYPAATAGMEGFSRVLWGLIPLLIGGGNSGILDIVLNGIRHGTDPAHDEYWGDVRDYDQRLVEMAAFGFALAAVPEQIWSPLAPQEQDHLYNWLNQINSHPCYDCNWLFFNVLVNVGFRTIGRPYDAVQLENNLQRMDAFYLGEGWYSDGVDGHSDYYGPFAIHYYSLLYAKLMEQEDPERSRLFKERARLFAAEFLGWFAPDGSALPYGRSLAYRFAQSAFWSALAYADVEGFPAGVVKGIVLRNLRWWFSQPIFDAAGVLTIGYTYPNLVMAENYNAPGSPYWALKTFLPLALGAEHPFWSEEELPLPEIPAVMVQKPAHLVLVRTPASGHVAAFNSGHLYTNEHTHTSAKYEKFVYSTGFGFSVPRSEWGLSQGAFDSMLALSEGGDNLYRVRRRNLESEITDNVLRSVWKPWANVEVRTWVVAGLPWHIRIHRIETGRALDAAEGGFALGQETELAQQTDNSGIAVSTAWGTSGIKGLMGYGKAELIWPNANTNVLRPRTVLPTLTATLEPGIHWLASAVYGDPSADSSARQVNGVGNILEQSPESLLQVTFAEDGIMVQTTGGTEIMISLL; encoded by the coding sequence ATGATGACTAACGGGAAGGCAGCATCAGAAATATTATCCTCGCGGATTGCAGACAATCCGCTGAGGACGCGGGAGGACCTGGTGACCGCGCTTGAACAGCTTACAGGTCCGCTGCGCCCGCTCTACAGCAAAGGCGGCGCAAGACTGGAGATCGGCAGAAGCGGAGCGAGTTATCCGGCAGCAACTGCCGGAATGGAGGGTTTTTCCCGGGTGCTGTGGGGGCTGATTCCCTTGCTCATTGGAGGCGGAAACAGCGGAATCCTAGACATCGTGCTGAATGGCATCCGGCATGGCACCGACCCTGCCCATGATGAATATTGGGGAGATGTACGGGATTACGACCAGCGTCTGGTTGAGATGGCGGCCTTCGGCTTCGCGCTTGCAGCGGTTCCGGAGCAGATCTGGTCACCGCTTGCTCCTCAGGAGCAGGATCACCTGTACAACTGGCTGAATCAGATTAACTCCCATCCCTGCTATGACTGCAACTGGCTTTTCTTCAATGTACTCGTTAATGTCGGGTTCCGCACCATCGGCCGCCCCTATGATGCGGTGCAGCTGGAGAACAATCTGCAGCGGATGGATGCATTCTATCTGGGCGAGGGCTGGTACAGCGATGGTGTTGACGGGCACAGTGATTATTATGGGCCGTTTGCGATTCATTACTATTCGCTGCTGTATGCCAAGCTGATGGAGCAGGAGGACCCAGAACGTTCCCGATTGTTCAAAGAACGCGCCCGGCTGTTCGCCGCTGAATTCCTGGGCTGGTTCGCCCCGGATGGCTCCGCGCTTCCTTACGGACGCAGCCTGGCTTACCGCTTTGCCCAATCAGCGTTCTGGAGTGCCTTGGCATATGCGGATGTTGAAGGCTTCCCTGCCGGTGTGGTGAAAGGCATTGTTCTGCGCAATCTGCGCTGGTGGTTCAGCCAGCCGATCTTTGATGCGGCTGGCGTATTGACCATCGGATACACGTATCCGAATCTGGTCATGGCGGAGAATTATAATGCGCCCGGCTCACCTTACTGGGCGCTGAAGACCTTCCTGCCGCTGGCTCTTGGCGCAGAGCATCCTTTCTGGAGTGAAGAGGAGCTGCCGCTGCCGGAAATTCCGGCAGTAATGGTCCAGAAGCCTGCACATCTTGTCCTGGTGCGCACGCCGGCCTCCGGTCATGTGGCGGCCTTCAACAGCGGCCACCTGTACACGAATGAACATACCCATACCTCGGCCAAATACGAGAAATTCGTCTATTCCACAGGCTTCGGGTTCAGCGTACCCCGTTCCGAGTGGGGACTGTCGCAGGGAGCATTCGACTCCATGCTTGCGCTCAGTGAAGGCGGGGACAATCTGTACCGCGTACGGCGCCGGAATCTGGAATCCGAGATCACGGACAACGTCCTGCGGTCGGTCTGGAAGCCATGGGCTAATGTGGAAGTCCGTACCTGGGTGGTAGCCGGGCTTCCCTGGCATATCCGGATTCACCGGATTGAGACAGGCCGTGCACTGGACGCCGCAGAAGGCGGCTTCGCCCTGGGCCAGGAAACGGAGCTTGCGCAGCAGACCGACAACTCGGGCATAGCAGTATCTACAGCCTGGGGAACCAGCGGAATCAAGGGACTGATGGGTTACGGAAAGGCAGAGCTGATCTGGCCCAATGCCAACACGAACGTGCTTCGTCCCCGGACAGTACTGCCCACATTGACAGCTACGCTTGAGCCCGGAATTCACTGGCTGGCTTCGGCTGTCTACGGTGATCCTTCGGCTGATTCTTCAGCCCGGCAGGTGAACGGAGTCGGTAATATTCTGGAGCAATCTCCCGAGTCCTTGCTGCAGGTTACTTTTGCTGAGGATGGCATCATGGTTCAAACTACGGGCGGAACGGAAATTATGATATCGCTACTATAG
- a CDS encoding glycoside hydrolase family 88 protein, with protein sequence MSGTIQQAWVDEAWSKALEKTLANSLRIGAEFPHASQGGKYVLETPSWWTAGFWPGMLWQLYAVSGDESLKDIAERCEQRLDEVLDGYVKLDHDLGFMWLLTSVANYKLTGTEESRVRALKAANYLAARFNLKGRYIRAWNPWREGEDNSGVAIIDCSMNTSLLFWASEVTGDPRYRHIAEAHMDTVLEHFIRPDGSVYHIVNFNPETGEVVEKRGGQGYAPESAWSRGAAWALYGLSLAYHHTGKQSYLNASKQVAHFFLTRLPEDQVPHWDFRAPGEIGEIRDSSAGSCAASGLLLLASQVDEAEAHVYRNGALRITESLYRNYGTWDNAEEEGLLLHGTSNYPENRNIDVPLIYGDFFYVEALARIKEAGPFYWE encoded by the coding sequence ATGAGTGGAACAATACAGCAGGCTTGGGTAGATGAGGCTTGGAGCAAAGCACTGGAGAAAACGCTAGCAAACAGCTTGAGAATCGGTGCCGAATTCCCCCATGCCAGCCAAGGCGGCAAGTACGTACTGGAGACACCGAGCTGGTGGACAGCCGGCTTCTGGCCGGGCATGCTCTGGCAGCTCTATGCCGTGAGCGGTGACGAGAGTCTGAAGGATATTGCCGAGCGCTGCGAGCAGCGGCTGGATGAGGTGCTGGATGGTTATGTGAAGCTGGATCATGACTTAGGCTTCATGTGGCTGCTGACCAGCGTAGCCAACTACAAGCTCACGGGCACAGAGGAATCACGGGTCCGGGCGCTTAAGGCTGCCAACTATCTGGCCGCCCGCTTCAATCTCAAAGGCCGCTATATCCGCGCCTGGAATCCATGGAGAGAAGGCGAGGACAACAGCGGGGTCGCTATTATCGACTGCAGCATGAATACCAGCCTGCTCTTCTGGGCTTCCGAAGTAACGGGAGATCCGCGTTACCGGCATATCGCCGAGGCGCATATGGACACGGTACTGGAGCATTTCATCCGGCCGGACGGCTCCGTCTATCACATTGTCAACTTCAACCCGGAGACGGGCGAAGTGGTTGAGAAGCGCGGCGGACAGGGTTATGCACCGGAGTCCGCCTGGTCGCGCGGCGCGGCTTGGGCACTCTACGGGTTGTCGCTGGCCTATCATCATACAGGCAAGCAGAGCTACCTCAATGCCTCCAAGCAGGTGGCCCATTTCTTCCTGACCCGTCTGCCGGAGGATCAGGTTCCGCACTGGGACTTCCGGGCTCCCGGTGAAATCGGCGAAATTCGTGATAGCTCCGCCGGTTCCTGCGCGGCGAGCGGCCTGCTGCTGCTGGCCAGCCAGGTGGATGAAGCGGAGGCGCATGTATACCGGAACGGCGCACTCAGAATTACGGAATCCCTCTACCGGAATTATGGAACATGGGACAATGCGGAGGAAGAAGGGCTGTTGCTTCACGGTACAAGCAACTACCCGGAGAACCGGAATATCGATGTTCCGCTGATCTATGGTGATTTCTTCTATGTTGAAGCACTGGCGCGGATCAAAGAAGCCGGCCCGTTCTACTGGGAGTAG
- a CDS encoding heparinase II/III family protein, which translates to MKYSTNQMGTDKEEEVGMNRQELAGIVEDMKPADWSLYYPQGDSAAFWTRALSSGVLKADISEIRAEAQRLEGQPISALTYTLFSIFARTGSRLEYERVYFERRRRLNTYAFLSLLEPDRAEFLEKLEDILWVICDEYTWCLPAHLPAEHDAAEISRHIDLFSSETGFTLSEVSLLLGDRLPLLLQSRIRYEVERRIFRPFLEQGPYFWETSRHNWAAVCAGSIGGAALLLVKDAAMLTDILMKTESSMNYYLEGFGEDGACLEGLGYWNYGFGYFTYYSDLLRTSTGGRLDWFKQEKVSQIARFQQQCFIDESHVANFSDSVPQVRVHMGLSHYLADAYADVLRPPSALRAPFTDDHCSRFAPALRNLIWTRAGRENEAWEAASCYLPDAAWLLSRHVPAAGAFGFAAKAGHNDEPHNHNDLGHFILSGRGEIYASDLGSGEYTADYFGAGRYSYDCNGSQGHSVPVINGQYQGAGREFSAAVLHASAAAEKDELTLEMAQAYPVPGLQSLVRSLVWHKEELPRLELTDRYRYEEAPASWTERFVTWRRPKLLHPGSVLLPGTTGLGVEVTYDPEAVQPEITAHVYRDHYGQETLWHSLDFHVLQPGAEGTLAFTFQFL; encoded by the coding sequence ATGAAGTACAGCACGAATCAGATGGGCACTGATAAGGAGGAAGAAGTGGGCATGAACAGACAGGAGCTTGCCGGTATTGTGGAGGACATGAAACCGGCTGATTGGAGCTTGTATTATCCGCAGGGAGATTCGGCTGCTTTTTGGACCCGGGCGCTGTCATCCGGAGTGTTAAAGGCAGATATTAGCGAGATTCGCGCAGAGGCGCAACGGCTGGAGGGTCAGCCTATATCCGCGCTGACGTACACGCTATTTTCTATTTTTGCGCGTACCGGTTCGAGACTGGAATATGAACGGGTCTATTTCGAACGGAGAAGAAGACTGAATACCTATGCATTTCTAAGCTTGCTGGAGCCGGATCGTGCGGAGTTTCTGGAGAAGCTGGAGGATATCCTCTGGGTCATATGTGATGAGTACACCTGGTGTCTTCCGGCCCATCTTCCCGCAGAACATGATGCTGCTGAGATCAGCCGGCATATTGACCTGTTCTCCTCCGAGACGGGATTTACCTTAAGTGAAGTATCCCTTCTGCTGGGGGACCGGCTTCCGCTGCTGCTGCAGTCCCGGATACGGTATGAGGTAGAGCGCAGAATTTTCCGGCCTTTTCTTGAGCAGGGTCCATATTTCTGGGAGACATCACGCCATAATTGGGCGGCAGTCTGCGCGGGCTCCATCGGGGGAGCTGCGCTGCTGCTGGTGAAGGACGCAGCCATGCTAACGGATATTCTAATGAAGACAGAGAGCAGCATGAACTATTATCTGGAAGGCTTCGGGGAGGACGGCGCTTGTCTGGAGGGGCTGGGCTACTGGAATTATGGCTTTGGCTATTTCACTTATTATAGTGATCTGCTCCGGACAAGCACCGGAGGCCGATTGGACTGGTTCAAGCAGGAGAAGGTATCGCAGATCGCCCGTTTCCAGCAACAATGCTTCATTGACGAAAGTCATGTCGCCAATTTCTCGGATTCGGTGCCTCAGGTACGTGTACACATGGGCCTGTCCCATTATCTGGCGGATGCCTATGCGGATGTCTTGCGGCCTCCGTCCGCTCTGCGCGCGCCGTTCACCGACGATCACTGCAGCCGCTTCGCACCGGCGCTGCGCAATCTGATCTGGACCAGAGCCGGCCGGGAGAATGAGGCGTGGGAAGCTGCCAGCTGCTATCTTCCCGATGCCGCCTGGCTGCTCTCGCGTCATGTGCCGGCAGCAGGGGCCTTCGGGTTCGCCGCCAAAGCCGGCCACAATGATGAGCCGCATAATCATAATGATCTGGGCCACTTCATTCTAAGCGGCCGGGGAGAGATCTACGCTTCCGATCTGGGCAGCGGAGAATATACCGCTGACTACTTCGGTGCCGGCCGTTACAGCTATGACTGCAATGGATCGCAGGGCCATTCGGTGCCGGTCATTAACGGGCAGTACCAGGGTGCCGGCCGGGAGTTCAGCGCCGCAGTGCTGCATGCATCTGCGGCGGCGGAGAAGGATGAGCTGACACTGGAGATGGCACAGGCTTATCCGGTGCCAGGACTGCAGTCCTTAGTGCGTTCGCTGGTATGGCACAAAGAGGAGCTGCCCCGTCTTGAATTGACAGACCGTTACCGGTACGAGGAAGCTCCGGCGAGCTGGACGGAGCGGTTTGTAACCTGGCGCAGGCCTAAGCTCCTTCACCCGGGCAGCGTACTGCTGCCGGGCACTACGGGCCTCGGCGTTGAGGTCACTTATGATCCGGAGGCAGTCCAGCCGGAGATTACCGCGCATGTGTACCGGGATCATTATGGCCAGGAGACACTGTGGCACAGTCTGGACTTCCATGTTCTTCAGCCCGGGGCGGAGGGCACATTAGCATTCACTTTTCAATTTCTGTGA
- a CDS encoding DUF2264 domain-containing protein produces MNGKEQRKYWLDTMLLIGGPVLEALAKRKLKEQLPTEFHSDRSQFAHLEAFARLACGMAPWLELEGLEGEEEQLRVRYAGLMLEAIDAAADPQSPDYMEFKTEGQPLVDAAFLAHALVRAPKAITGQLTERVKGNLITALKQTRRTAPSGSNWLLFSAMVEAALYILGDPDYDRMRVGYAVHMFMDWYKGDGVYGDGKDFHWDYYNSFVIQPMLVDVVALFEQESVQYAALKPLIMERAQRYASVLERSIAPDGTYPFLGRSIVYRFGAFQLLSQAALQHFLEEALPPAQVRCALTAVISRIMSYPGTLDENGWLRPGIYGYQPELAESYINTGSLYLCAAVFLPLGLLPSDPFWAGEELKWTALRIADGENVMRDHALE; encoded by the coding sequence ATGAATGGGAAGGAACAGCGTAAATACTGGCTGGATACGATGCTGCTGATCGGGGGACCCGTGCTGGAGGCATTGGCCAAGCGGAAACTGAAAGAACAGCTGCCAACAGAGTTTCATAGTGACCGGAGTCAGTTTGCCCATCTGGAGGCTTTTGCGAGACTGGCCTGCGGAATGGCTCCATGGCTGGAGCTTGAGGGACTTGAAGGCGAAGAAGAACAGCTTAGAGTCCGTTACGCCGGGCTGATGCTGGAAGCTATTGATGCAGCAGCCGATCCGCAGTCGCCTGACTATATGGAGTTCAAGACGGAAGGCCAGCCGCTGGTAGATGCAGCCTTTCTGGCCCATGCGCTGGTGCGCGCACCGAAAGCAATTACAGGTCAGCTGACTGAGCGGGTCAAAGGCAATTTAATAACCGCGTTGAAGCAGACACGCCGGACCGCTCCAAGCGGCAGCAACTGGCTGCTGTTCAGTGCAATGGTGGAAGCGGCTTTGTATATACTGGGCGATCCTGACTATGACCGGATGCGTGTCGGTTATGCGGTTCATATGTTCATGGACTGGTACAAGGGTGATGGGGTCTACGGGGACGGCAAGGATTTTCATTGGGATTATTACAACAGCTTTGTGATTCAGCCGATGCTGGTTGATGTCGTGGCCCTGTTTGAACAGGAATCGGTGCAATATGCTGCACTTAAGCCGCTGATTATGGAACGGGCGCAGCGATATGCATCAGTGCTCGAACGGAGCATTGCCCCGGACGGCACCTATCCGTTCCTCGGGCGCTCGATTGTGTACCGTTTCGGCGCGTTTCAGCTGCTGTCGCAGGCAGCGCTGCAGCATTTCCTGGAGGAGGCGCTGCCTCCGGCACAGGTACGCTGTGCTTTGACAGCAGTGATCAGCCGGATTATGAGTTATCCGGGCACGCTGGATGAGAACGGCTGGCTGCGTCCGGGGATCTACGGCTATCAGCCGGAGCTGGCCGAGAGCTATATCAATACGGGCAGCCTCTATTTATGCGCTGCGGTATTCCTTCCGCTCGGGCTGCTTCCGTCCGACCCCTTCTGGGCGGGCGAAGAGCTGAAATGGACTGCGCTAAGAATAGCAGACGGTGAGAATGTTATGCGGGATCACGCGCTGGAATAG